A single uncultured Desulfovibrio sp. DNA region contains:
- a CDS encoding type II toxin-antitoxin system RelE/ParE family toxin, whose amino-acid sequence MIRSFRCKYTQALFEGDSPARFRTIARIALRKLDMLDAAVCLDDLRIPPGNRLEALKGHRSGQYSIRINDQWRICFTWGNGAAQQVEIVDYHK is encoded by the coding sequence ATAATACGCAGCTTCCGTTGCAAATATACCCAGGCCCTTTTCGAGGGCGACAGCCCGGCCCGTTTCCGTACCATCGCCAGGATCGCCCTGCGCAAACTGGATATGCTCGACGCAGCCGTCTGCCTGGACGACCTGCGCATCCCGCCCGGGAATCGCCTTGAAGCGCTCAAGGGCCACCGAAGCGGGCAGTACAGCATCCGCATCAACGACCAGTGGCGCATTTGCTTCACATGGGGCAATGGTGCTGCGCAACAGGTTGAG